A single window of Nicotiana tomentosiformis chromosome 1, ASM39032v3, whole genome shotgun sequence DNA harbors:
- the LOC138891627 gene encoding uncharacterized protein, producing the protein MTFVYAKCSAVERLDLWYHLYYLASDIELPWLVGGDFNVILHEDEKIGGLPVHPPDYENFVFCVNPYGLFEQGYKGSPFTWWNGRSNAECIFKRLDRIFVNLPFQNMLPTIEVGHLIRIGSDHAPLLTACGVQTTNFVKSFILLNFWTNHAIFMDVVRHNWEADFIGDPFLMFKQNIKRMKAALSKWSRETFGDIFKQLAILEDIVRVDEMLFEEEPTTENRIVLQMAQSELKKYSSIEEHNVPSMVTMDQNLELSRLPTNKEVRATVFELSGENASSPDGFTGLFYQTC; encoded by the exons AtgacatttgtttatgcaaaatgttcagCAGTGGAGAGGTTGGATTTGTGGTATCACTTGTATTACTTAGCAAGTGATATAGAATTACCATGGttggtaggaggggatttcaatgtaatattgcatgaagatgagaaaataggGGGACTTCCAGTACACCCCCCTGATTATGAGAATTTTGTATTTTGTGTAAACCCTTATGGTTTGTTTGAGCAAGGGTACAAAGGAAGTCCATTCACttggtggaatgggagatccaatgctgagtgtatattcaagagattggataggatttttgtgaatttgccatttcagaacatgttgccaactattgAAGTTGGGCATCTAATCAGAATtggatcagatcatgcaccattgctaACGGCATGTGGGGTGCAGACAACCAATTTTGTCAAGTCTTTCATATTACTGAACTTTTGGACAAACCATGCTATATTTATGGATGTGGTGAGGCATAATTGGGAAGCTGATTTCATAGGGGATCCGTTTTTGATGTTCAAGCAGAATATCAAGAGGATGAAGGCAGCACTCTCAAAATGGAGTAGGGAaacatttggtgatatcttcaagcaattggctattttggaggacattgttagggtggatgagatgttgtttgaagaagagcctacaactgagaataggattgtgcttcaaatggctcaatctgaattgaagaaatactcGAGTATTGAGGAGCA TAATGTACCTTCAATGGTTACAATGGATCAAAATTTGGAACTTAGCAGATTGCCAACAAATAAAGAAGTAAGGGCAACAGTTTTTGAGCTTAGTGGGGAGAATGCTAGTAGTCCTGATGGATTCACTGGCTTGTTTTATCAAACATGTTAG